A window of the Dasypus novemcinctus isolate mDasNov1 chromosome 15, mDasNov1.1.hap2, whole genome shotgun sequence genome harbors these coding sequences:
- the CBY2 gene encoding LOW QUALITY PROTEIN: protein chibby homolog 2 (The sequence of the model RefSeq protein was modified relative to this genomic sequence to represent the inferred CDS: inserted 1 base in 1 codon), with protein MSPLECSECFGDQLLHRTYTWHLTLLSRPNYTRKRDXRSENLEIPIKVVLLQRGTAEPFLRLHNLYTTPRCARQAALPRLGRGAVSQHSYPLNRFSSGPLDAMERPTSQADLELDYNPPRVQLSDDMFVFQDGRWVNENCRLQSPYFSPSASFHHKLHHKRLAKEYLLHEENKSLREENKALREENKALRKENKILQAFWEERKATLAREESRTSPPPVRKDSAALEPGKKDTAALQLHGGKDSSALQLLREENRALQQLLEHRKAYWVQAEDKAAPAEESKPAAPSPREEPHALGLRPDGGTGLSSPFEEPKGPCTPQEDAKTLRALREMVSTLSGAGGEEEGKAGPGLQDGGQSLQLLREMNLALQALREENQSLQALREENRLLQEENRALHVLREEHRLFQEENKALWENNKLKLQQKLVIDTVTEVTARMEMLIEELYAFMPAKSKDPQKPGRV; from the exons ATGTCACCTCTGGAATGTTCTGAGTGTTTTGGCGACCAGCTTCTGCATAGGACTTATACCTGGCACCTCACGCTG CTGTCAAGGCCAAATTATACAAGAAAAAGAG ACCGATCTGAAAATCTAGAAATTCCAATCAAAGTGGTTCTACTTCAG AGGGGCACGGCCGAGCCCTTCCTGAGGCTGCACAACCTGTACACCACTCCGAGGTGCGCCAGGCAGGCCGCGCTGCCCAGGCTCGGCCGCGGGGCGGTCAGCCAGCACTCGTACCCGCTGAACCGCTTCTCGTCGGGGCCCCTCGACGCCATGGAGCGGCCCACGTCGCAGGCGGACCTGGAGCTGGACTACAACCCGCCCCGCGTGCAGCTCAGCGACGACATGTTCGTCTTCCAGGACGGCCGGTGGGTGAACGAGAACTGCCGCCTGCAGTCGCCCTACTTCTCGCCCTCGGCCTCCTTCCACCACAAGCTGCACCACAAGCGCCTGGCCAAGGAGTACCTGCTGCACGAGGAGAACAAGTCCCTGCGGGAGGAGAACAAGGCGCTGCGCGAGGAGAACAAGGCCCTGCGCAAGGAGAACAAGATCCTGCAGGCCTTCTGGGAGGAGCGCAAGGCCACGCTGGCCCGCGAGGAGAGCCGCACCTCGCCGCCGCCCGTGCGCAAGGACAGCGCGGCGCTGGAGCCGGGGAAGAAGGACACCGCGGCCCTGCAGCTGCACGGTGGCAAGGACAGCAGCGCCCTGCAGCTGCTCCGCGAGGAGAACCGGGCGCTGCAGCAGCTACTGGAGCACCGGAAGGCCTACTGGGTGCAGGCCGAGGACAAGGCGGCCCCAGCCGAGGAGAGCAAGCCCGCGGCGCCCTCTCCGCGCGAGGAGCCCCACGCGCTCGGGCTGCGGCCCGACGGGGGCACGGGCCTGTCCTCGCCCTTTGAGGAGCCCAAGGGGCCCTGCACCCCGCAGGAGGACGCCAAGACCCTGCGCGCCCTGCGGGAGATGGTCAGCACCCTGTCGGGCGCGGGCGGCGAGGAGGAGGGCAAGGCGGGCCCCGGGCTGCAGGACGGCGGCCAGTCCCTGCAGCTGCTGCGCGAGATGAACCTGGCGCTGCAGGCGCTGCGCGAGGAGAACCAGAGCCTGCAGGCCCTGCGCGAGGAGAACCGGCTCCTGCAGGAGGAGAACCGCGCCCTGCACGTGCTGCGCGAGGAGCACCGGCTCTTCCAGGAGGAGAACAAGGCCCTGTGGGAGAACAACAAGCTGAAGCTGCAGCAGAAGCTGGTCATCGACACGGTGACCGAGGTCACGGCACGGATGGAGATGCTCATCGAGGAGCTCTACGCCTTCATGCCGGCCAAGAGTAAGGACCCCCAGAAGCCTGGCAGGGTCTAA